The Pyrus communis chromosome 2, drPyrComm1.1, whole genome shotgun sequence genome includes a window with the following:
- the LOC137726306 gene encoding pathogenesis-related leaf protein 4-like gives MGLWKTSFALVCLISLTLLPSSHAQDSPQDYLNAHNAARAQVGVAPLSWDTNLVNYAQRYANSRIGDCNLVHSGGPYGENLAQGTGDLSGKAAVNLFVSEKANYNYNSNTCAAGKICGHYTQVVWRSSTRLGCAKVRCNNGGTFIGCNYDPPSNYAGQRPY, from the coding sequence ATGGGGTTGTGGAAGACTTCATTTGCCTTGGTTTGTCTCATAAGCTTAACCCTACTCCCATCCTCTCATGCCCAAGACTCACCACAAGACTACCTCAATGCCCACAACGCCGCTCGAGCACAGGTGGGCGTTGCCCCCTTGTCATGGGATACCAACTTAGTCAATTATGCACAAAGATACGCTAACTCCCGCATCGGTGACTGCAATCTTGTTCATTCTGGTGGGCCCTACGGCGAAAACTTAGCACAGGGCACCGGTGACTTGTCGGGCAAAGCAGCCGTGAACTTGTTTGTGAGCGAGAAAGCTAACTATAATTACAACTCTAACACTTGTGCTGCGGGGAAAATATGTGGGCATTATACTCAGGTTGTTTGGCGCAGCTCAACCCGTCTAGGGTGCGCGAAAGTGCGGTGCAACAATGGAGGCACCTTCATTGGATGCAACTATGATCCCCCAAGCAACTATGCTGGGCAGAGACCTTACTAA